Proteins encoded together in one Candidatus Hydrogenedentota bacterium window:
- a CDS encoding anhydro-N-acetylmuramic acid kinase, whose protein sequence is MNLEEIRNKRARFGIGLMSGTSCDGVSAALVRIKGTGPGLAIKMLAHQTFAYEPELRTRLLGEHLSAKEICLLNFELGERMAEATGTMMDIAADEQVQVDFVAIHGHTAAHYPPGSSGDHYGTLQIGEPAVIAHRCGLPVVSDFRVRDMAAGGQGAPLVPYADWLLFRREDRTMVCLNIGGISNLTVVTPEFNDIIAFDTGPGNMIIDGAVRLLSRGTRMYDENGEAAQRGKVVDEFLEYLLSDAYFTKDPPKSTGRERFGVDVYLRDALANRRDHSYEDLVATVTEAVVQSIADAVKRFVAPKHEVSHMIVGGGGAMNNAIMLGLRRAMPDIKIFVSDRIGISYDAREPIAFAILGNETLCGTPANVPQATGAKERVLLGKITPV, encoded by the coding sequence ATGAATTTGGAAGAGATCCGCAACAAGCGGGCGCGGTTCGGCATCGGCCTGATGTCGGGCACGTCCTGCGACGGGGTGAGCGCGGCGCTGGTGCGCATCAAGGGCACGGGCCCCGGGCTGGCGATCAAGATGCTGGCGCACCAGACTTTTGCCTACGAGCCGGAACTGCGGACGCGGCTGCTGGGGGAGCACCTTTCGGCGAAGGAAATCTGCCTGCTCAATTTTGAGCTGGGCGAGCGGATGGCGGAGGCGACGGGCACGATGATGGACATCGCCGCGGACGAGCAGGTGCAGGTGGACTTTGTCGCGATTCACGGCCACACTGCGGCCCACTATCCGCCGGGATCCTCCGGGGACCATTACGGCACGCTGCAGATCGGGGAGCCCGCCGTGATCGCCCACCGGTGCGGCCTGCCCGTGGTGTCCGACTTCCGCGTGCGCGACATGGCGGCGGGGGGGCAGGGGGCGCCGCTGGTGCCGTACGCCGACTGGCTGCTTTTCCGGCGCGAGGACCGGACGATGGTCTGCCTGAACATTGGCGGCATCTCGAACCTGACGGTGGTGACGCCGGAGTTCAACGACATCATCGCGTTCGACACGGGCCCGGGCAACATGATCATTGACGGGGCGGTGCGCCTGCTCTCGCGCGGCACGCGCATGTACGACGAGAACGGCGAGGCGGCGCAGCGGGGGAAGGTGGTGGACGAGTTTCTGGAGTACCTGCTGAGCGACGCCTATTTCACCAAGGACCCGCCCAAGAGCACGGGGCGCGAGCGCTTCGGCGTGGACGTGTACCTGCGCGACGCGCTGGCCAACCGGCGCGACCACTCCTATGAGGACCTGGTGGCGACGGTGACCGAGGCGGTGGTGCAGAGCATTGCGGACGCCGTCAAGCGCTTTGTCGCCCCGAAGCACGAGGTCTCGCACATGATCGTGGGGGGCGGCGGCGCCATGAACAACGCGATCATGCTCGGCCTGCGCCGGGCGATGCCGGACATCAAGATTTTCGTGAGCGACCGCATCGGCATCTCCTATGACGCCCGCGAGCCCATCGCCTTTGCTATACTTGGGAACGAGACGCTTTGCGGAACCCCCGCGAACGTCCCCCAGGCCACCGGGGCCAAGGAGCGGGTCTTGCTGGGAAAGATCACGCCGGTCTGA
- a CDS encoding Trm112 family protein: MISPELLEILVCPENQTPVSLADAALVRKVNSAIAAGKMANRAGEIVSEPVDGGLVREDRAWLYPVREDIPVMLVDEALPLEGLLP, from the coding sequence ATGATCAGCCCCGAGTTGCTTGAGATTCTGGTGTGCCCCGAGAACCAAACCCCCGTGTCCCTTGCGGACGCGGCGCTGGTCCGGAAGGTGAACAGCGCCATCGCCGCCGGGAAGATGGCCAACCGCGCCGGGGAGATCGTCAGCGAGCCGGTGGACGGCGGGCTGGTCCGTGAGGACCGCGCCTGGCTCTATCCCGTGCGCGAGGACATTCCCGTGATGCTGGTGGACGAGGCGCTTCCGCTGGAGGGGCTGCTCCCCTGA
- a CDS encoding 4-hydroxy-tetrahydrodipicolinate reductase gives MRICMAGACGRMGRRILEFAVEAGDMEIAGAFDLPQNSGTELTVGLECGRPQKVVVGADSAAEIARAQVVIDFTLASACVGNVRLAAAAGVAAVVGTTGLDAAQQAELRALSADIPVVYAPNMSVGVNLLFKVAGEVARILGPSYDVEIVEVHHNQKKDSPSGTAVRLAERVAEALGLDYETAAVHGRGGLVGARPSGQIGMHAVRGGDVVGEHTVSFISRGERVELTHKAHSRDNFARGALVAARFAAAAAPGLYDMQDVLGLE, from the coding sequence ATGCGCATTTGCATGGCCGGCGCCTGCGGCCGCATGGGCCGCCGGATTCTCGAGTTCGCCGTCGAGGCGGGCGACATGGAGATCGCGGGGGCCTTTGACCTTCCGCAGAACAGCGGGACCGAACTCACGGTGGGCCTCGAGTGCGGCCGTCCGCAGAAGGTGGTGGTCGGCGCCGACAGCGCCGCCGAGATCGCCCGGGCGCAGGTGGTGATTGACTTCACCCTGGCGTCCGCGTGCGTCGGCAATGTCCGCCTCGCCGCGGCGGCGGGTGTGGCCGCGGTCGTGGGCACCACGGGCCTCGACGCCGCGCAGCAGGCCGAACTGCGCGCGCTGTCCGCCGACATTCCCGTGGTCTACGCGCCGAACATGAGCGTCGGCGTGAATCTGCTGTTCAAGGTGGCCGGCGAGGTTGCCCGCATTTTGGGTCCGTCCTACGACGTGGAGATTGTCGAGGTCCACCACAACCAGAAGAAGGACAGTCCCAGCGGGACGGCGGTCCGCCTGGCCGAGCGGGTCGCCGAGGCCCTCGGACTGGACTATGAGACGGCTGCGGTCCACGGACGCGGGGGGCTTGTCGGCGCGCGCCCGTCGGGCCAGATCGGCATGCACGCCGTGCGCGGCGGCGACGTCGTCGGCGAGCACACGGTCTCCTTCATCAGCCGGGGGGAGCGGGTCGAGCTGACGCACAAGGCGCACAGCCGGGACAATTTCGCGCGCGGGGCGCTGGTGGCGGCGCGGTTCGCCGCGGCGGCGGCCCCCGGCCTCTATGACATGCAGGACGTGCTCGGCCTCGAGTGA
- a CDS encoding zinc metallopeptidase, with protein MFHMFHPADLLMIPAMIFALWAQARVRHAYGKYSQIATRSGMTGADVAAVILENAGVRNVSLGMVPGEMTDHYDPAAKRVNLSQGVGAGASIAALGIAAHEVGHAIQDAQGYAPMKLRHFMYPVSSIGSTLAFPLIFAGLIFSDSGFGFLLQLGIYLFSAAVAFTIVTLPVEFDASRRAVKALAAGGYLTDDEMLGVRKVLGAAAMTYVAAAAAAVLNLLRILIIARGRD; from the coding sequence ATGTTCCACATGTTCCATCCGGCGGACTTGCTGATGATCCCCGCGATGATCTTCGCCCTGTGGGCGCAGGCGCGGGTGAGGCACGCCTACGGAAAGTACTCGCAGATCGCCACGCGCTCGGGGATGACCGGCGCCGATGTGGCCGCCGTCATCCTGGAGAACGCCGGCGTGCGCAATGTCTCCCTGGGCATGGTGCCCGGGGAAATGACCGACCACTACGACCCCGCGGCCAAGCGGGTCAACCTCTCGCAGGGCGTGGGCGCGGGCGCCTCCATTGCCGCGCTCGGCATCGCCGCGCACGAGGTGGGCCACGCCATCCAGGACGCCCAGGGCTATGCGCCCATGAAGCTGCGCCATTTCATGTACCCCGTGTCCAGCATCGGGTCCACCCTGGCGTTCCCCCTGATCTTCGCGGGGCTCATCTTCAGCGACAGCGGCTTCGGGTTCCTCCTGCAGCTGGGCATCTACCTCTTCAGCGCCGCGGTGGCCTTCACCATCGTCACCCTCCCCGTGGAGTTTGACGCGAGCCGCCGCGCGGTGAAAGCCCTGGCCGCCGGGGGGTACCTCACGGACGACGAGATGCTCGGGGTGAGGAAAGTGCTCGGCGCCGCGGCGATGACCTATGTCGCCGCCGCCGCCGCCGCCGTGCTCAACCTGCTGCGCATCCTGATCATCGCCCGCGGGCGGGACTGA
- a CDS encoding polymer-forming cytoskeletal protein, with protein sequence MSSEEQTPQAPGNGNGGPDRKPGVFGRIAGWFDRAVQEGRGGARNTAPLRQTPQEAHPRPSDPGARRGRNAAHARMVIPVGAVVSGSLETAGDAEIAGRVEGDITLKGELTLFKSASLTGAVSAGSGHVDGTVEGPVKCSGNLAVGATGRINADIYAGGSVDILGCVTGGVSVAGRLRLGTGCVVNGDVRAGVLVMEEGAALNGQCSMLGTPKEAAAGTADKQGV encoded by the coding sequence ATGTCCAGCGAAGAGCAGACCCCCCAGGCGCCGGGAAACGGCAACGGCGGACCCGACAGGAAGCCGGGCGTCTTTGGAAGGATTGCGGGCTGGTTTGACCGCGCGGTCCAGGAGGGCCGGGGCGGGGCGCGGAACACCGCGCCGCTCCGGCAGACCCCGCAGGAGGCGCATCCGCGTCCTTCGGACCCGGGCGCCCGCCGGGGCCGGAATGCCGCACACGCCCGGATGGTTATCCCGGTGGGCGCGGTGGTCAGCGGATCGCTGGAAACGGCGGGCGACGCGGAGATCGCGGGGCGCGTCGAAGGCGACATCACCCTGAAAGGGGAGCTGACGCTGTTCAAGTCCGCCTCGTTGACAGGCGCCGTGTCCGCGGGGTCGGGCCATGTGGACGGCACGGTGGAAGGCCCGGTGAAATGCTCCGGGAACCTCGCCGTCGGCGCGACGGGCCGGATCAACGCGGACATATACGCAGGCGGCAGCGTGGACATCCTTGGATGCGTCACCGGCGGCGTGTCCGTGGCCGGAAGGCTGCGGCTGGGGACCGGGTGCGTTGTCAACGGCGATGTGCGGGCGGGCGTTCTGGTGATGGAAGAAGGCGCGGCGCTGAACGGCCAGTGCAGCATGCTGGGCACGCCCAAAGAGGCTGCGGCCGGGACGGCGGACAAACAAGGAGTCTGA
- a CDS encoding thioredoxin family protein: MRRKYRVVVPLVVCALAGGAVVLGALHGGVVLAAVEIGQAVPGFELPDVNGKTRKLADFEGKIVVLEFCSIECPFSRGADPHLSALAQRYAPQGVVVIGIDSHKSTTPEQIRKYAREKGKTYPILKDAGNAYADVLGAKVTPEVFVLGKDGKLAYHGAFDDRKAPEEKGETPYVENAVKALLEGRPVEPATVKAWGCGIKRVEKP; encoded by the coding sequence ATGCGAAGAAAATACAGGGTGGTTGTCCCGCTGGTGGTGTGCGCGCTTGCCGGCGGAGCGGTTGTGCTGGGAGCCCTGCACGGCGGGGTGGTGCTGGCCGCCGTGGAGATTGGCCAGGCGGTGCCCGGTTTTGAGCTGCCCGATGTGAACGGCAAAACGCGGAAACTGGCTGATTTCGAGGGGAAAATCGTGGTACTGGAGTTCTGTTCGATAGAGTGCCCGTTCTCGCGCGGAGCGGATCCGCACCTTTCCGCCCTGGCGCAGCGCTACGCGCCCCAGGGGGTGGTGGTGATAGGCATTGACTCCCACAAGAGCACCACCCCGGAGCAGATACGGAAGTATGCGCGGGAGAAGGGGAAGACGTATCCCATTCTCAAGGACGCGGGAAACGCCTACGCGGACGTGCTCGGCGCCAAGGTGACCCCTGAGGTGTTTGTCCTGGGCAAGGACGGCAAACTGGCGTATCACGGTGCCTTTGACGACCGGAAGGCCCCTGAAGAGAAGGGGGAAACCCCGTATGTGGAGAATGCCGTCAAGGCACTGCTTGAGGGCAGGCCTGTGGAGCCCGCCACCGTCAAGGCGTGGGGCTGCGGCATCAAGCGGGTGGAGAAACCCTGA
- a CDS encoding TlpA family protein disulfide reductase — protein MQSPPAAMEKAVVSPISGDGIVRWLKETRGKAAVVNLWATWCPPCVAEMPELNDFHKTADPARVALLAVSVDDSSRLASTVVPFVEKHGIVFPVRVLEDTSPDALGAALGIDFSGAVPVTLLYSATGELVKMWDGEVTARELREALGGA, from the coding sequence ATGCAGTCTCCCCCGGCTGCGATGGAGAAGGCCGTTGTCTCCCCCATTTCCGGCGATGGCATCGTCCGGTGGCTGAAGGAAACCCGGGGAAAGGCGGCTGTGGTGAACCTTTGGGCCACCTGGTGCCCCCCCTGCGTGGCCGAGATGCCGGAGCTCAACGACTTTCACAAAACGGCGGACCCCGCCCGGGTGGCCCTGCTGGCGGTCTCCGTGGACGACTCCTCCCGGTTGGCTTCCACCGTGGTTCCTTTTGTGGAAAAGCACGGAATCGTCTTTCCGGTCCGTGTGCTGGAGGACACCTCCCCGGACGCGTTGGGAGCCGCGCTGGGCATTGACTTCTCGGGGGCTGTGCCGGTCACGCTGCTGTATTCCGCAACGGGAGAGCTGGTGAAGATGTGGGACGGTGAGGTGACGGCGCGGGAACTGCGGGAGGCGCTGGGAGGCGCGTAA
- a CDS encoding leucine-rich repeat domain-containing protein produces MEMSTASRKVLTACVALFVLAAVTGCDVISPVYMPDKALSKVVRAAVGKPLGVVTRADMAKLKELQAAGMGVVDLQGLQYCESLSVLNLSGNAVVSLAPLAGLRNLARVNLSDNQLGSVEALSGWFYLEELQLYGEQNLIWDWRPLLANVQAGGLGAGNILVLPTATTLDSNSNPLPGFAEAQKALIEQDVKVTYGAPGETTDGTTDETQTGS; encoded by the coding sequence ATGGAAATGTCAACGGCGAGTCGTAAGGTTCTGACCGCGTGCGTGGCGCTCTTTGTGCTGGCGGCTGTGACCGGGTGTGATGTGATCAGCCCCGTCTACATGCCCGACAAGGCGCTGTCCAAGGTGGTGCGCGCCGCAGTGGGCAAGCCGCTGGGGGTGGTGACGCGCGCGGACATGGCCAAGCTCAAGGAACTCCAGGCTGCCGGGATGGGCGTTGTTGACCTGCAGGGGCTCCAATACTGCGAGTCGCTGTCCGTGCTCAATCTGAGCGGCAACGCCGTGGTGAGTCTGGCCCCTCTGGCGGGCCTGCGGAATCTTGCCCGGGTGAACCTCAGCGACAACCAGCTGGGCAGCGTTGAGGCGCTGTCCGGGTGGTTCTATCTCGAGGAGCTTCAACTCTACGGCGAGCAGAACCTGATCTGGGACTGGCGTCCGCTGCTGGCGAACGTGCAGGCCGGCGGGCTGGGCGCGGGGAACATCCTCGTGCTGCCCACGGCGACCACGCTGGACTCGAACAGCAACCCCCTTCCCGGATTTGCCGAGGCGCAGAAAGCCCTGATTGAGCAGGATGTCAAGGTTACCTACGGCGCCCCGGGCGAGACGACGGATGGCACGACGGACGAAACGCAGACCGGGTCCTGA
- a CDS encoding P-loop NTPase: MATEAQILEALGAIVDPDLNRDIVSLGFVKNLKIEGGAVSFDIELTTPSCPVKDAFKRQAEAAVGALPGVDRVEVAMTAQHRSKAQPDLDLGQIGAIVAVSSCKGGVGKSTVAALLARALQREGLAVGLLDADVHGPSLPTLLNTHHPEVVSFGEQFLPVEVDGLKTMSLGYMLGDRPAVMRGPMVSGYVMQLLGQTEWGPLDYLLIDLPPGTGDIQLTLTQRVALDGALIVTTPQALSLVDVARGILMFERVDVPVLGIVENMASFTCDGCGREHHPFGDGTRALKDRFGLDTLARLPILPGLHTAATRDAGADIPAFAQLAANLHRAVGMRRAGRGPQPQVRTDLAFVSVLWPDGTEDRIPNRALRASCQCAVCVDEYTREQKLDPASVPEDIHAEELQYLGNYAVALSWSDGHSSGIFSWEHLKNVARSAAAGDCGCGRAWKE, encoded by the coding sequence ATGGCCACCGAAGCACAGATCCTGGAGGCCCTCGGGGCCATCGTGGACCCCGACCTGAACCGGGACATCGTGTCCCTCGGATTCGTCAAAAACCTAAAGATCGAGGGCGGCGCGGTCAGCTTCGACATCGAGCTGACGACCCCCTCCTGCCCGGTGAAGGACGCCTTCAAGCGGCAGGCCGAGGCCGCCGTGGGCGCGCTGCCCGGGGTGGACCGGGTGGAGGTGGCCATGACGGCGCAGCACCGGTCAAAGGCCCAGCCGGACCTGGACCTGGGCCAGATCGGCGCGATCGTGGCCGTGTCCTCGTGCAAGGGCGGGGTGGGAAAATCCACCGTGGCCGCCCTGCTGGCGCGCGCCCTTCAGCGCGAAGGGCTGGCGGTGGGCCTGCTGGACGCGGATGTCCACGGGCCGTCGCTGCCGACGCTGCTGAACACGCACCACCCGGAGGTGGTCTCCTTCGGCGAGCAGTTTCTTCCGGTGGAGGTGGACGGGCTGAAGACCATGAGCCTGGGCTACATGCTGGGCGACCGGCCCGCCGTCATGCGCGGGCCCATGGTCTCGGGCTATGTCATGCAGCTGCTCGGCCAGACGGAGTGGGGCCCCCTCGACTACCTCCTCATTGACCTGCCGCCGGGCACCGGTGACATCCAGCTGACCCTGACACAGCGGGTGGCCCTGGACGGCGCCCTCATCGTGACCACGCCCCAGGCGCTGTCCCTCGTGGACGTCGCGCGGGGCATCCTCATGTTTGAGCGGGTGGACGTGCCGGTGCTGGGGATCGTGGAGAACATGGCCTCCTTCACCTGCGACGGGTGCGGCAGGGAACACCACCCCTTCGGCGACGGCACCCGCGCGCTCAAGGACCGCTTCGGCCTGGACACGCTGGCGCGCCTGCCCATCCTGCCGGGGCTGCACACCGCCGCCACCCGCGACGCCGGGGCGGACATCCCCGCCTTCGCCCAGCTGGCCGCGAACCTCCACCGGGCCGTCGGCATGCGCCGGGCGGGCCGGGGGCCGCAGCCGCAGGTGCGCACGGACCTCGCCTTTGTGTCCGTGCTCTGGCCCGACGGCACGGAGGACCGGATTCCCAACCGGGCGCTGCGGGCCTCCTGCCAGTGCGCCGTCTGCGTGGACGAGTACACGCGGGAGCAGAAACTGGACCCCGCCTCTGTGCCGGAGGACATCCACGCGGAGGAGCTCCAGTACCTCGGGAACTACGCCGTGGCCCTCTCCTGGAGCGACGGGCACAGCTCGGGCATCTTCTCGTGGGAGCATCTCAAGAACGTGGCCAGGTCGGCCGCAGCGGGCGACTGCGGCTGCGGAAGGGCCTGGAAGGAATAG
- a CDS encoding glycine hydroxymethyltransferase has product MFDTLLRDHLARTPSEKTSAAFVAWLAQLSVIREVSPEAARAIVQELADQRSYLKLIASENYSSLATQLAMGNLLTDKYSEGIPFQRFYEGCDNVDTVEALACEQACKLFGAEHAYVQPHSGADANMVAYWAILTARVEVPALQKMGVTNMAHMAQEDWEKVRQALNNQRLLGMDYYSGGHLTHGYRRNLSAKMFDAHTYTVNRETGLLDYDEIGRMAREIKPLILLAGYSAYPREINFRRMRGIADEVGAVFMVDMAHFAGLVGGGVFQGDANPVAHAHIVTSTTHKTLRGPRGGIVLCTREFAEYVDKGCPLVLGGPLPHIMAAKAVALTEANRPAFKDYAARITANARTLAAELTERGFTLATGGTDNHLMLVNVAASRGLTGTQAASALRECGVTLNYNSLPFDPNGPMITSGLRIGTPAVTTLGMGAPEMAEIADILALVLNAAKPAVLTTGDNAGKPSKKKYELDPAVRQAARGRVAALLARFPVYPELDLDLLRRCVE; this is encoded by the coding sequence GTGTTTGACACCCTGCTTCGGGACCATCTGGCCCGCACCCCTTCTGAAAAGACCTCCGCCGCTTTTGTCGCCTGGCTGGCCCAGCTTTCGGTCATCCGCGAAGTGTCCCCGGAGGCGGCCCGCGCCATCGTGCAGGAGCTGGCCGACCAGCGGTCTTATCTGAAACTGATCGCCAGCGAGAACTATTCATCTCTCGCCACCCAGCTGGCCATGGGCAACCTGCTGACCGACAAGTACTCGGAGGGCATCCCCTTCCAGCGGTTCTACGAGGGCTGCGACAATGTGGACACCGTGGAGGCGCTCGCCTGCGAACAGGCCTGCAAGCTGTTCGGCGCGGAGCATGCCTATGTCCAGCCGCACAGCGGGGCGGACGCGAACATGGTGGCCTACTGGGCCATTCTGACGGCGCGGGTGGAGGTTCCCGCGCTTCAGAAGATGGGCGTGACGAACATGGCCCACATGGCGCAGGAGGACTGGGAAAAGGTGCGGCAGGCGCTGAACAACCAGCGGCTGCTGGGCATGGACTACTACTCCGGCGGCCACCTGACCCACGGATACCGGCGCAACCTGTCCGCGAAGATGTTTGACGCGCACACCTACACGGTGAACCGGGAGACGGGGCTGCTGGACTATGACGAGATCGGGCGGATGGCGCGGGAAATCAAGCCGCTCATCCTGCTGGCGGGGTACAGCGCCTATCCGCGCGAGATCAACTTCCGCCGGATGCGCGGGATTGCGGACGAAGTGGGCGCGGTGTTCATGGTGGACATGGCGCACTTCGCGGGGCTCGTGGGAGGGGGCGTCTTCCAGGGGGACGCCAACCCCGTGGCCCACGCGCACATCGTGACCTCGACCACGCACAAGACCCTGCGCGGGCCGCGCGGCGGCATCGTGCTGTGCACCAGGGAGTTCGCGGAGTATGTGGACAAGGGATGCCCCCTGGTCCTCGGAGGCCCGCTGCCCCACATCATGGCGGCCAAGGCCGTCGCCCTGACGGAGGCCAACCGGCCCGCCTTCAAGGACTACGCGGCGCGGATCACCGCCAACGCCCGCACCCTGGCCGCGGAACTCACGGAGCGCGGGTTCACCCTGGCCACCGGCGGCACGGACAACCATCTCATGCTGGTGAACGTGGCGGCAAGCCGGGGACTCACGGGCACCCAGGCCGCCTCGGCCCTGCGCGAGTGCGGCGTCACCCTGAACTACAACTCCCTGCCCTTCGACCCGAACGGGCCCATGATCACCAGCGGCCTGCGCATCGGCACGCCCGCCGTGACCACCCTGGGCATGGGCGCGCCGGAAATGGCGGAGATCGCGGACATCCTCGCCCTGGTGCTGAACGCCGCCAAGCCGGCCGTGCTGACCACAGGCGACAACGCGGGCAAGCCGAGCAAGAAGAAATACGAGCTGGACCCGGCGGTCCGGCAGGCCGCCCGCGGCCGCGTCGCCGCGCTGCTGGCCCGGTTCCCGGTGTATCCGGAACTGGACCTGGACCTGCTGCGCCGGTGCGTGGAGTAG
- a CDS encoding prepilin-type N-terminal cleavage/methylation domain-containing protein yields MGMNNRGFTLLEVMTASAILSVLLLTLYGLSEAFAGTAQVQRAKIQGNEEARRGVQVVLPLVRMASRSTVNWNQLPGPVLTFRAAEDVDGNGTAVNVGARLELGAAITVGPDLQDANEDGVTATQLVMVQGDVVTVLANHLVAPPGGAQPTADNSGFWVTPRDAGVELMIRAQGRTARGRVMTTSMSQFAAMRN; encoded by the coding sequence ATGGGCATGAACAACCGCGGCTTCACGCTTCTGGAGGTGATGACGGCCTCCGCCATTCTTTCGGTGCTCCTGCTGACGCTGTACGGCCTTTCAGAGGCGTTTGCCGGCACCGCGCAGGTGCAGCGGGCGAAAATTCAGGGAAACGAGGAGGCGCGCCGCGGGGTGCAGGTGGTGCTGCCCCTGGTGCGCATGGCCTCCCGCAGCACCGTGAACTGGAACCAGCTTCCCGGCCCCGTGCTCACGTTCCGCGCCGCGGAAGATGTGGACGGGAACGGCACGGCGGTCAATGTGGGCGCGCGGCTGGAGCTCGGCGCGGCCATCACCGTCGGTCCGGACCTGCAGGATGCAAACGAGGACGGGGTGACGGCCACGCAGCTGGTGATGGTCCAGGGCGACGTGGTCACCGTGCTGGCAAACCATTTGGTTGCGCCGCCCGGCGGGGCGCAGCCGACGGCGGACAACAGCGGTTTTTGGGTGACCCCGCGCGATGCGGGGGTTGAGTTGATGATCCGCGCCCAGGGCCGCACCGCCCGGGGGCGTGTCATGACAACCAGCATGTCGCAGTTTGCGGCGATGAGGAACTAG
- a CDS encoding tetratricopeptide repeat protein, whose translation MNAEFLRKNGWMVGMCAVCLVALGAGVVSLFTGGAEKEAPARKVRRPHPVAADQQDRAREIFYAAKEAVPAPTKREERLGYVEKYRRLLEEDQDAPETPVTLMALGLTYRQLQDFENAAWAFHEVIDRYPQSNQCIQAWLELGTCYEFTGNQEKMISTYMEMAKAFPPDTDAHKFAQSKLKLLDLPMSGPVAEPAPASEPGFVPDVEFESTSAVAAEAAPAAEEPAVEEAPSAGEVPAAEEAAAAEEAPAEAVPVPAAEPVPAEAPVAPEEEAPAAETAAPAQ comes from the coding sequence ATGAACGCGGAGTTTCTGCGGAAGAACGGGTGGATGGTGGGGATGTGCGCCGTGTGCCTTGTCGCACTCGGCGCGGGGGTGGTTTCCCTCTTCACCGGGGGGGCGGAAAAGGAGGCCCCCGCCCGGAAAGTGCGCCGTCCGCACCCCGTGGCCGCCGACCAGCAGGACCGGGCCCGGGAGATTTTTTACGCCGCCAAGGAGGCGGTTCCCGCCCCCACCAAGCGGGAGGAGCGCCTGGGCTATGTGGAGAAGTACCGGCGGCTGCTCGAGGAGGACCAGGACGCCCCGGAGACGCCCGTCACCCTGATGGCCCTGGGCCTCACCTACCGGCAGCTTCAGGATTTTGAGAACGCCGCATGGGCCTTCCACGAGGTTATAGACCGTTATCCCCAGTCCAACCAGTGTATCCAGGCGTGGCTGGAACTCGGAACCTGCTATGAATTCACGGGCAACCAGGAGAAGATGATCAGCACCTACATGGAGATGGCAAAAGCCTTTCCGCCCGACACGGACGCCCACAAGTTCGCGCAGAGCAAACTGAAGCTGCTGGACCTTCCCATGTCCGGCCCCGTGGCCGAGCCCGCCCCCGCGTCCGAGCCCGGTTTTGTACCCGATGTGGAGTTCGAGAGCACGTCCGCAGTGGCGGCGGAGGCCGCGCCCGCAGCGGAGGAGCCGGCGGTGGAGGAGGCCCCGTCCGCAGGGGAGGTTCCTGCCGCGGAGGAGGCTGCCGCGGCGGAGGAGGCACCCGCCGAAGCCGTTCCCGTCCCTGCGGCGGAACCCGTCCCCGCGGAGGCCCCCGTCGCTCCGGAGGAAGAGGCGCCGGCGGCGGAAACCGCCGCGCCCGCGCAGTAA